A section of the Etheostoma cragini isolate CJK2018 chromosome 12, CSU_Ecrag_1.0, whole genome shotgun sequence genome encodes:
- the fgf12a gene encoding fibroblast growth factor 12a isoform X3, giving the protein MGDKNAEPQLKGIVTRLFSQQGFYLQMQPDGTIDGSKDENSDNTLFNLIPVGLRVVAIQGVKSGFYIAMNGEGMLYSSEMFTPECKFKESVFENYYVIYSSTVYRQQESGRAWFLGLTKEGQVMKGNRVKKTKPSSHFVPRPIEVCMYREPSMHEIEDKHRSRKSSGTPTMNGGKAVNQDST; this is encoded by the exons AGCCGCAGCTGAAAGGCATCGTGACACGGCTGTTCAGCCAGCAGGGCTTCTACCTCCAGATGCAGCCGGATGGAACCATCGACGGCAGCAAGGATGAGAACAGCGACAACA CCCTGTTTAATCTTATTCCTGTGGGTCTAAGAGTGGTGGCCATCCAGGGAGTGAAGAGTGGCTTCTACATTGCCATGAATGGCGAGGGCATGCTCTACAGCTCG GAGATGTTCACACCAGAGTGCAAGTTCAAGGAGTCCGTTTTCGAGAACTACTACGTGATCTACTCGTCCACTGTGTACCGGCAACAGGAGTCGGGCCGGGCCTGGTTCCTTGGCCTCACCAAGGAGGGACAAGTCATGAAGGGCAACCGGGTCAAAAAGACTAAACCCTCGTCACACTTTGTGCCCAGGCCCATCGAAG TTTGTATGTACAGGGAGCCGTCAATGCATGAGATAGAGGACAAGCACCGCTCCAGGAAGAGCTCAGGGACCCCCACCATGAACGGAGGGAAAGCTGTCAATCAGGACTCCACATAG